A portion of the Leptospira congkakensis genome contains these proteins:
- a CDS encoding methyl-accepting chemotaxis protein codes for MNIKQKLAIGTSVITLFSLGVILTLISYVIYKNAKENALENISVLADKISLDVADYLSGPLNEAYLLKQILQEPNLLDRDRVFKILNVMTASNESILGTYVVFEPNSFDGKDSNYRNANFHDGTGRFIPYSVKSNGKIIIEPVVGFDLPESDFYQLPKKNKKVELIPPFDYKVDGKEVTMISLVYPIFRNQNFVGIAGADLSLETIRTYLQNLKILEGTVKITLVASNGYVLFNGLSPETKDVHWVDKDDLYINLAMSSNQRQIYSDSDYFHVSLPIQLVENTAPWTLRVSYPQGKITNEIQFIFWIALGLGITGILFSTLANVIIFRKLVDSRLQRLIAFTKDAASGNLSKEISDNQKDEIGNLVEAVVAMIESIRHILSVAQTSGFELTESSKFMENTIIELSDLAQSQAASSEEASATVEELNASSETINANVVQAVDNSKSIHHSLQSIQSLVKNITTEVESFGQIAVLANQKAEEGRTMAGLTSKAIEEIQEKSLAITEFSEVISNISEKTSLLALNAAIEAARAGESGRGFAVVAEEISKLASQAAESVSQINTLSEEALESIQNGGSQVTKLIDLLREIIREVSVIFEKAREIVPLIQDQKTKTDKIYGEIEEITSLVESIQQSTEEQKRATFELSNMTINISNGSQILSEQSETMSANSLRMTGISSKISEVLLKFNL; via the coding sequence ATGAACATCAAACAGAAGTTAGCCATAGGTACATCAGTCATTACGCTTTTTTCATTAGGAGTTATACTTACCCTTATCTCTTATGTCATATACAAAAATGCAAAAGAAAATGCATTAGAAAACATCTCTGTTTTAGCTGATAAAATTTCTTTAGATGTTGCAGATTATCTTTCTGGACCTTTAAACGAAGCCTACCTTCTCAAACAAATTTTACAGGAACCAAATTTATTAGATAGGGATCGGGTTTTTAAAATTCTAAATGTGATGACGGCTTCCAATGAATCCATTTTGGGAACCTATGTTGTATTTGAACCCAATTCTTTTGACGGAAAAGACTCTAACTATCGTAATGCGAATTTTCACGATGGGACTGGTAGGTTCATCCCCTATTCTGTAAAATCCAATGGGAAAATCATTATCGAACCTGTTGTTGGTTTTGATCTCCCCGAATCTGATTTTTACCAACTACCCAAAAAAAACAAAAAAGTCGAACTCATTCCTCCCTTTGATTATAAAGTGGATGGGAAAGAAGTGACCATGATTTCTCTTGTATATCCCATTTTCCGTAACCAAAATTTTGTGGGAATTGCAGGTGCCGACCTTTCCCTAGAAACCATTCGAACCTATCTTCAAAATTTAAAAATTTTGGAAGGAACAGTAAAAATTACTCTCGTGGCAAGTAACGGGTATGTGCTTTTTAATGGACTGAGTCCTGAAACCAAAGACGTACATTGGGTAGACAAAGATGATCTTTATATCAATTTAGCAATGTCTTCCAACCAAAGGCAGATTTATTCGGATTCCGACTACTTCCATGTTAGTTTGCCCATCCAACTTGTAGAAAACACAGCACCTTGGACACTGCGAGTTTCATATCCACAAGGAAAAATTACAAACGAAATCCAGTTTATATTTTGGATTGCACTAGGGCTTGGAATTACAGGAATTTTATTCTCTACATTAGCCAATGTTATTATCTTTCGTAAACTTGTAGATAGTAGGCTTCAAAGATTGATTGCATTTACTAAAGATGCAGCCAGTGGGAATCTTTCCAAAGAAATCAGCGACAATCAGAAAGATGAAATTGGAAATCTAGTAGAAGCTGTAGTAGCAATGATTGAAAGCATTCGCCATATCTTAAGTGTTGCCCAAACCTCTGGGTTCGAACTAACGGAAAGTTCTAAATTTATGGAAAACACCATCATCGAACTTTCTGATTTAGCACAAAGCCAAGCCGCTTCTTCGGAAGAAGCAAGTGCTACTGTAGAAGAACTAAATGCTTCTTCCGAAACCATCAATGCCAATGTGGTGCAAGCAGTGGACAATTCTAAATCCATTCATCATTCACTGCAATCAATTCAATCACTGGTAAAAAATATCACAACAGAAGTAGAATCTTTTGGACAAATTGCCGTCCTTGCCAATCAAAAAGCAGAAGAAGGAAGGACTATGGCGGGACTCACTTCCAAGGCCATTGAGGAAATCCAAGAGAAGTCACTTGCCATTACCGAATTTTCTGAGGTAATTTCAAACATATCAGAAAAAACAAGCTTACTTGCGTTAAATGCAGCTATCGAAGCGGCACGTGCGGGCGAATCGGGTCGTGGATTTGCCGTGGTGGCGGAAGAAATTTCTAAACTTGCTTCCCAAGCAGCGGAGTCTGTTTCGCAGATCAATACCCTATCAGAAGAGGCTTTGGAATCCATTCAAAATGGAGGCTCACAAGTAACAAAACTCATTGATCTTTTACGTGAGATCATTAGAGAAGTTTCCGTTATTTTTGAAAAGGCCAGAGAAATTGTTCCCCTCATCCAGGATCAAAAAACGAAAACGGATAAAATCTATGGAGAAATCGAAGAAATCACATCTCTTGTGGAATCCATCCAACAATCCACAGAAGAACAAAAAAGAGCTACATTTGAACTTTCCAACATGACGATTAACATTTCCAATGGTTCTCAAATTCTTTCGGAACAATCGGAGACGATGTCTGCAAACTCTCTTCGCATGACAGGAATTAGTTCCAAAATTTCGGAAGTTTTGTTAAAATTCAATCTTTAG
- a CDS encoding VOC family protein, whose protein sequence is MIHHIAIGTPNPSNLAEFYLQIPGAKKIQEFHYPSGVLRSVWIQFEQVILMLEEGEKKSPRALVFAMDEKEKSKWIQFLSQIKIQNKTDYTAYFLDTDENLLGLSQYPEKLSIL, encoded by the coding sequence ATGATCCACCACATTGCCATCGGTACGCCGAACCCTTCCAATTTAGCAGAGTTTTATCTCCAGATTCCTGGTGCTAAAAAAATCCAAGAATTCCATTATCCATCGGGGGTTTTGCGTTCCGTTTGGATACAGTTTGAACAAGTCATTCTTATGTTAGAAGAAGGGGAAAAAAAGTCCCCTCGTGCACTTGTTTTTGCTATGGATGAAAAAGAAAAATCGAAATGGATTCAGTTTCTGAGCCAAATCAAAATCCAGAACAAAACAGATTATACAGCTTACTTTTTAGATACCGACGAAAATCTATTAGGCCTTAGCCAATACCCAGAAAAACTCTCCATCTTATAG
- a CDS encoding TIGR04454 family lipoprotein has product MKKSLILALALGLFLANCKSKVYTQEECESALASTFTQIEEEAKKNPAAAPVLAGLQQGKQKMIDQCMEGKFDPNCLKNAPGFAGIMGCVKK; this is encoded by the coding sequence ATGAAAAAATCCCTCATTCTGGCGCTCGCTCTCGGGCTTTTCTTGGCTAATTGTAAATCCAAAGTGTATACCCAAGAAGAGTGTGAGTCGGCTCTCGCTAGCACATTCACGCAAATTGAAGAAGAAGCTAAAAAGAATCCAGCAGCAGCACCAGTTCTCGCAGGATTGCAACAAGGTAAACAAAAAATGATCGATCAGTGTATGGAAGGAAAATTTGATCCAAACTGTTTGAAAAATGCTCCAGGTTTCGCTGGCATTATGGGTTGTGTAAAAAAATAA
- a CDS encoding DMT family transporter: MGLVKENTSSEWKGVVLVLVGALLFSAKAVVVKLTYQYEISAIGSLFFRMVFAFPFLAWMAWKAEKEEGKTPLTKKDVISVIFMGVVGYYLASLFDFLGLKYISAGLERIILFIYPTLVVLLSFLFLKKKIHMREVFSLVLTYTGVFLAYGQDVQLGSAKDVSLGAFFILLSALTYAIYLMGSGSIIPKLGARKFTAWALIISSFAVYIHFAIFGSYSELFQPLSFYALAFVMGTVNTVVPAVFVSEGIKRVGSKTAAIVGSVGPMSTLFLAYWFLDEPITIVHSIGTLFVLTGVFWISNAKKAKEVSV, from the coding sequence ATGGGTTTAGTGAAAGAAAATACAAGTTCAGAATGGAAAGGGGTAGTGCTTGTTCTTGTGGGAGCACTTTTATTTAGCGCGAAAGCTGTTGTTGTTAAGTTAACCTATCAATATGAAATTTCGGCGATTGGATCTCTATTTTTTCGGATGGTTTTTGCATTCCCATTTTTAGCTTGGATGGCGTGGAAGGCAGAAAAAGAAGAAGGGAAAACCCCTCTTACTAAAAAAGATGTGATCAGTGTCATCTTTATGGGAGTTGTTGGTTATTACTTAGCTAGCCTTTTTGATTTTTTGGGACTCAAATACATCAGTGCTGGTCTTGAACGTATCATACTTTTTATTTATCCCACGCTTGTAGTGCTTTTATCATTTTTATTTTTAAAGAAAAAAATCCACATGAGGGAAGTGTTTTCTCTGGTTTTGACTTATACCGGAGTTTTTTTGGCGTATGGGCAGGATGTCCAGTTAGGTTCCGCTAAAGATGTAAGTTTGGGCGCTTTTTTTATTTTACTTTCGGCTCTTACTTATGCTATCTATTTGATGGGAAGTGGTTCCATCATCCCAAAGTTAGGCGCAAGAAAATTTACTGCTTGGGCATTAATCATATCTTCGTTTGCAGTTTACATTCATTTTGCAATTTTCGGTTCTTATTCAGAACTCTTTCAGCCCCTTTCTTTTTATGCACTTGCTTTTGTTATGGGCACAGTGAACACAGTGGTCCCTGCTGTTTTTGTTTCTGAGGGCATCAAACGAGTTGGCAGCAAAACAGCTGCTATTGTAGGGTCTGTTGGACCAATGTCGACTCTTTTCTTGGCTTATTGGTTTTTAGATGAACCAATTACTATCGTACATAGCATTGGTACTTTATTTGTGCTGACTGGCGTTTTTTGGATTAGTAATGCAAAAAAAGCAAAAGAAGTGTCTGTTTAA
- a CDS encoding Lsa36 family surface (lipo)protein yields the protein MKLRKLLLLLVFVTTVSQSELYAQFTCEGSACSFLPSTLTEAGNGSLKKFETGYLNEVLKTNLEAGFLANIGANNIGTGTVRRIQFGVSASAAGYKKDDIQIQDAYIKYPKLPNVGGAVIPSFHLDFNPGWLLGTSEDGYIRRIGIFLHGMNVAVTEDQIQAASNNKNYEGRIAVRSYGGMVRYQLVEKEGFLMNLITWNGINVGVGHHVMEQNMSLSYQEGKAAQIEFQGVKGKWGGDTNFVFNTKVQTTNVDLRTGLGVFWIANVIVGGGYSWNSGSNSASLSRRGPFLVTLNDSLPMEIPREYQAAIDKELLAQNPNATLGFRAGGESHSKRGIGYGIVGLELDLFLVKVIAEGLYGGKDLYSANLGVKLSF from the coding sequence ATGAAATTGCGAAAACTGCTACTCTTATTAGTATTTGTCACAACAGTATCTCAAAGTGAACTGTATGCACAATTTACTTGTGAAGGATCGGCCTGTAGTTTTTTACCATCTACACTTACAGAAGCAGGGAATGGCTCCCTTAAAAAGTTTGAAACGGGATACTTAAACGAAGTCCTCAAAACCAATTTAGAAGCTGGTTTTTTAGCCAATATTGGTGCCAACAATATTGGAACTGGTACTGTCCGCAGAATCCAATTTGGTGTCAGCGCTTCTGCTGCTGGTTACAAAAAAGATGACATCCAAATCCAAGATGCTTATATAAAATACCCAAAACTTCCAAACGTCGGTGGTGCCGTCATCCCGTCTTTTCATTTGGATTTTAATCCTGGTTGGTTACTCGGAACTTCAGAAGATGGATACATTCGCCGGATTGGAATTTTCCTTCACGGTATGAACGTTGCTGTTACAGAAGACCAAATTCAGGCAGCTTCCAATAATAAAAATTATGAAGGTAGGATCGCCGTACGCTCGTATGGTGGTATGGTTCGTTACCAATTGGTAGAGAAAGAAGGTTTTTTAATGAACCTGATCACGTGGAATGGAATCAATGTGGGTGTAGGGCATCATGTGATGGAACAAAACATGAGCCTTAGTTACCAAGAGGGTAAAGCTGCCCAAATTGAATTCCAAGGTGTAAAAGGAAAATGGGGTGGAGATACCAATTTTGTTTTTAATACAAAAGTCCAAACCACGAACGTAGATTTACGAACGGGTCTTGGAGTTTTCTGGATTGCCAATGTGATTGTCGGTGGGGGTTATAGTTGGAACTCTGGGAGTAACTCTGCCTCTCTCTCCAGACGAGGCCCATTTCTTGTCACTTTAAATGACTCGCTTCCCATGGAAATTCCCCGCGAATACCAAGCAGCAATAGACAAAGAACTTCTTGCTCAAAATCCAAATGCCACTCTTGGATTTCGTGCCGGAGGCGAATCCCATTCTAAAAGGGGGATTGGCTACGGAATCGTTGGTTTGGAGTTGGATCTTTTCTTAGTGAAGGTCATTGCCGAAGGGTTGTATGGGGGTAAGGATCTTTACTCCGCCAACTTGGGAGTCAAACTCTCCTTTTAG